A stretch of DNA from Punica granatum isolate Tunisia-2019 unplaced genomic scaffold, ASM765513v2 Contig00436, whole genome shotgun sequence:
ACATCGGAATGGGACGAGAACGAGGAATTCAAACTGGAGTAATTGTTCAGCGACTTCGGTTCCCCCCCAACTCCTTGTTAATCTGAACAAGGGAATGAATGCTCGTTCTACCTGCCTGAATCTTCGGGTCGTCCAAGGCGGTGTCCATCGAGAGTAGTGTGATCAATGGCTTAATCACGTTCTCTCGAGCAAACTCCTCCTGAGCTACATTGTCCCTCAGCCCATCTGGCCCACCAAATTAGCCACGGAAACCTGAACCTCATAGGGGAATCAGCTAGAACATGGACAATAGTCGGGATCCCAAGCTCCCGAACAATGATCCGCACCCGCTCTTGATCCGTCCCAGGTTGAACAAAGCATTTGCTGCAGCAATTTGGGCATCGGGCAGGCCCCCTTCTTTCAGCAGCTTCAACAGGGGCTGAGTTCCACCCTCGTCAACAATCATCTTCTTGTTCCTTTCGTTGTCGCGAGCGAGTGAAGCGAGCTCATTGGCTGCATCAACTCGGTCCTTGAGCTGGCCCATCTGAATCGTAGCGATGTAAGACCAGACCCACGCGAGGATCGGGTCATTGCTGGCGATCGGGGAAGAGCAAGATTGGCACCGTCTGACTCGAAGATAGAGAGCAGCCATTTCATGTCCGCAATGGAGGACTCCAGCAGGGACTGGACCTGATAGAGTTTACAACGGAAATGAGAATCAAAATTCAAACCTTCGATTCTCCCAGCTCAGGAAATGAAGAACTCAGCAGAATTGAATTGCTTGGGGGAGGGGGTGGGGGGAAAAGTGGGAGTTGCTGAGGACCTTACGGAAGTCGGTGGTGGTGGCGATGGCGAAGACCTGGCGGAGGACGCCGGAGCCGTGCTTCTTGCATTTCTTGACGAGGGTTAGGGCTTTCTCGAGGTTCTTGAAGATGTCGGAGACGATGCGGGCGGGGGCGCTCGTAGAGGGAGGGGGTGGAGGAGGTAAGGCGGACGGCGGAGCGGAGGAGCTGGGAGAGGCGGTCGGTCTGGTCGGCGAGGTCGGAGCACTCGGGGCGGGTGGTTTCAGCCTCCTGAGCAAGCTTAATGACCCGGTCAGCTAAGATGATCGGGGAGGAGAGCTCCTCCTGAAGGGTCCTCTCCTCCCCGAAGGGCGTCGCCGGAGCAGCAGTAGCTGTAGCAGCAGCCATTCCTTCCTTGcgcgctctctctctctctctctctctctatgtgtCTGTGTTTCTTGTGAGCTGATGCTTTTCCTTTCTTGGACTTTGGCTCTGACTGACTGACCACTAGAGagtgtagagagagagagagagagagagagagagaggagaattGAGTATTGGAATTTTTAGTAGCAGAAGTCTTTGTTTGTGTTcctgatttaatttttaatatatttgcacttaaattttattagatttcaaacttaaatttatatattcccaatattttaattttatttgaggGAAGGTATGTTGGTCCGTGATCCTATCCCTATTTCCCACcacttttattaatttgattaatttaatttaatttctgaaTGAAGAATATtggattctttttcttttctttttcttttttatgggGTGGGGGAATCAATAATATAGACTGCCAGGTCAACTTTCCACTAAAAAGAAAAGCCGATTGGAATATATCgtttttttgaattaaaattaaataattaaatggaGAATATATGCTTCGTGTTTTAGGATACGTGCAAAAGTAAGCACCCAAAAAAGGATATGTGCAAAAGTAAGGGACATCACACCATGCAAGCTGACCATGATTTGAAGGTCGACTCCTTGCATTACGGGATAGGCGATTGAACCAAATGGCAAAACCACAACCCTTTCCAAGTCGGGATATCTTTGGCAGCCTGACCATGAAGATGGATAAAAGACATGCTGATAAACGAAGTCACGTCGGTCCTTTTAGTCGTCTAGCAAATGGATCCATATACAACAAGGGACTGAAGTTTCCCGACACAACATCCATAGGGATTTCGAGAGTTTGCACAAAGACGAATTGAAAGCAAGTAGAAGAGACAGCTTTTCAAATTTTGCCAGAATTCCACCGGGCAGGATGGGTGAAATTCGAGTGGACAGATATGACTTTTCAAAGCTTTGCCAGAATTCCACCGCCCGGGAAGGTTTTAGCGACCACGTTGTCCTTGACCTCACTGCTGATGTCTTTGGAATCCATATCGCATGACACATTTGGTGGGACATCGACAGCAGGCGAGCAGTTGAAGAATCCATGAGGCTGCAGTACACACGTGCAACCCATTAGTCTCATTGCCGGAGAAGCCATCCTAGGACGCAAAACTGGTTAACAAGCCCGAGGAGAGTATGTAAAAGCGCAAACTACATGTACCATTAGCGTGAAACCTATGCGCTCCACCGGCATAACCGGCCAGTCTTCCAGTCGAGGAACATGAGTGATCCCAAATACATACCTGCAATTTTTATCAGTATCGAGACGATTTGATTATCTTTTGGAACAACCGAAATTGGGATTGAGAGCAACAATTCTTCGACACTATAGGACGATATACAGATATCCAGTACAGAGGGAATAGATGTGGATTACCAAAGGACAATGTTGGTTTCTTCAAGGGGTCTATTCTGCTTCACCCATGTGGGCAATCCTTCACCAACACGTGGATTTTGATTCGGGAACTCACCTCCAGGGAACTTCTCGTACCGTGCATAAGGTGTCACCCAGAGATTATGCTTCAAGAAAGCAGCTCTGCGCAGAAACTTAGCCTCGGAGCCTGCTAATGGAAGACAGTTCGAACCTGGTACAAGCTTGTAGCCAGTTAACTGTCCGTTCCTATTGACAGTCCGAGTGTTCCTCACCTGGAGTATGAAATAGCAGGTGGTCATGCTGAAGAATCTATACGTATATGCTCAAGGATTTATAATTCACAAATTTCCAGCACAAATAGAAAAGCCATATATCAACAAACTAGAATTCCCCTTTATGTTCCCCAACAGGTTCAAATTCTGATCCTAATGTCCAGGACATGCAAACCGTTCAGTATCATGAATAATTCAATATGAGCTTAAAAGGCCGTAAAAATTAGTTCGGAAAACTGGAATATCGACGAAGGCTAGTAGAAAGAGTGCCGTACAATCCAATGGCGGGCAGTCAAAGGATTGCAGTCACGCATCGCCTGCAACTCTGATTTGAGCAGTGTCTCTTCAGCATAGAATGCATTGTTGTGAACATTATTTTCTCCAGGTTCCTCAACCTTCATATTCACCTCAACAACCTGCCAAGATCAGATATAAATCCAAAGTGGAAAAGGCAAATAAGCAATGCTGAGAGATTAATAAAATCCAGTTGAAATacattatcaataaaaaatcaCGTTAAGAAGCTAGAGCAATGTACCTGATTGTATGCTTCTCCAGGTTTGCAGTCAACAGCCATGTCCATACGAGCGACAAAGAAGTGTTGGTGGACAGGTGCATACAAACCAGGTGCAATCATGGTACCATATTTTCGAACCTCTCCAGGGAGCAATGCTCCTAAGCTCAGAATTCCAGTGAGTTTAACTTCAGCTTCCATCTTTCCATCCTGTATACGTAAGAAGGCAGAATGTAGCTCCATAATATTTCCAAAAGTCCACTCCTTAGAGCTGTCTATCATGTTCCCGAAAGAtaaagtacatatatatatatatatgcaaagaTGGACTATTCAGGAATGAATtaatgataatatatttttaaatcacAGAGGGAATAACTGCATTGCTTGGACAATGTACACGGATGCATAACAGATATATAACAGAGGGtaggtgcaggaaaagtaacaTTTGCATTGAgtcaaatatttgaaataccGGCCTTTTTAGATATTTTGGACTCACCTGATAGAAGTGCCAGAAGAATCCATACTCATAATTGGCCACAGTGCATATAAAGGACACTGATAGCCGTCTAGACCTCCGAACTTCCGCCAAGCCAGTTCTCCAGTCTTGATGCTTCCACAGGATTCCATGATCTTCCTCATGCAAGCATACACAATTTTCAATCGTTTCCACACCTCCAGTGAAATTTGTAAAATGAGCATCAAAGTACTTGATATAACCCAAACAATCGCATCCCTGCCAAATTGATCGACTTAGGTTAAGAAACAGAGGGCTTGATGGGATTTATTGACACAAGTATGACAAGAATTAACTTAAAAACAGCAAACCGACCTTCTTGAGAGAATGTGCATTCTTCCCGAGGCCGTCTTCCCCAGCATCAAAAGCATTTTTCCTATAATGTGGTTCATTTGGATCCCCATAGGGTACAACCATCTCCGCAAAGCTCAACCTATGAGCTACGGGTCGCCTACCATGACTGCCATCAACATAAGCAACAGAATGTATGACAAGACCCTCCTTGGGAGTAAATCCTATGCGGAAATTCCACTGCCAAAATAAGTAGAATATCAGTACATGCGGAAGGTCAAAAAAGAGTAAGTACAGATTTTCCACAATTAATTGTGACATTCCAGTGACCACTCTACCTTCTGCCATTCCACATAGTATCCACTAACACGGAAACTGGGACCTTCTGGCTGTATTATTTGTAAAGGTTTCACATCACTCCCTGTCAACACCTCCTCCTGTGTTTCACCGGGAGTGTAGTTTCTCAGTGGATCAGCTGGAGGTAGAGGAACAAGTTTACGGTCCTCAAACTCAATCACAACCATGTTTTGCATATCAACTACAATATGAATGCCCTCAACTGGTCGAGCATAACCATTTTCCATAGGACAGTCACTCTCAGTTCTACAGAAAATGAGAGGTTTAGCAAGTCTTCGACTAGGAGCATCAGCATCACTAAAATAACCAGCACACCTACAGAAAGAACATGTAAACATGGATCACAAATAGAAATAATGTAGTATGGAATATCAATAATATTGTACAAGAGCCCATTGATTCCTTAGTTGAACTTACCACGCATCGACCATGACAAGATCCATATCTTCAACTCCCCTCTTTTTCATCGCCTCTATAAACGGAGGAAAATCTTTAACAGCAGCTTCACACTCAGCATACTCAGTTGCATCCTAGGTTTCCGCGGAGTAGTGAAGAAAATCATAAGATAAGGAATCCATGCAGCGTAGcaactttttcttataaaaatattttgagaaATTGAGAAATCTATTTCTAATAGTTGATGCGAGAAAGAATCTCTCAAGCCTGAAAGTTCAGGCTAGTCTGAGCTTACCATAGGGGGCTGAACATCAGGAACAGCTTCCGATGAGATCACCTTTCCTCTGTGATGCCCACCTCTAGTAGCAGCATGCACTTCCGATAGCTCGACGACCCATATGCTCGTCTCATTCGTCTTCTTGTTGTAAGTTACAAGTCTAGCTCGCCTTGGAGGGAGCTTGCTCGGAATTATCGGCCCGCCCTTGGTTCGGGGAAGTAATGACGGCTGGAATGGGGGAAAGAAATAAGCATCCGCCAAGGCAACAACATTTTTTTCTGGCTCCAGTAGAACCACTTCAACAAAGCGCATGCTGTCTCTAATCTGAAACGCAAAAGAAAACAGATCAATAACCATCTTATCGAAATTAATCCTAGAAAAGGGAGTATATTGCTACAAAAAAACACGATATGACTCATAAAATAACCTCAGGAGTCGACCCTGCAGCTCTGACAGTCGCCACTGCGACTGAAATTTCAGCTACCGATAAAGGGTCCAAAGGATGGCTTGTTTGAGCTCGTAGCATGACTGGAACACCTGCAAAAATGCAAGAAAATTAACAATCGATCAAACAAAAGAATCGGTAAGATGCAGAGAATCGCTAAGTAATAGTAAAGGTCTTTGATTTTTCCAACCTCGCAAAGAGCTGTTCAGCTGACAACGACAACATACATAAGTAGAACAACAGATTCAgacaaaaataattcaatGGTGTTAGGCTCATGGGTGGGCCGACAATCCCGCACATTAACACACCGAACATGTAAAGTTCCATGCACCAGCACAAAAGGCGAAAGGGTCCAAGAATGATGTAAAAGCAAGCAAATACTATCTATGTCGTCGTATTAGCCTTAGCTTTGATGCGTCAgagctttctctttctcttgttTCAACGCTTCTCCAGTTCAGCTATATACGAATCAGGTATGATGTGTACCGAATCATTCATAACCAATCAGGTGATCCGACGAGAACGAAACATGTCGGACGAAATGGATGGAAAAGGGTACCTCCGGGCGTCAGTTTCATTACCTTTGGTCGAAGGATTTGCGGAAGGATCAGGGACAGAGTCGACAGGGCGAATCAGGGAAGCCACGGCGGCGGCGGCCTTCTTGTCCTCGCGGCGGTCGGTCGCGGCCACGGTCCATTCCCCGGAGGCAGAGGCCGAGGAAGGAGCGGCCTCCCGAGGTACGACGACGACGGAGGCGGGGTTGCCCTGGAGGCAACAAGCAGAGGAGGGCGTCGCTTTTTGCGGAGCTGGGGCCATTGCAGGGGGTTCGAGATCGCGCCAAATCCACCGTAGCTGTTGTGAGTCTCAACGCAGTCTACTGACATACAGCAAACCCTGACTCACTCTCTCTCCTGCTAATGCCTCCTCCCCCCTCACCTCACTCTCAGTCCGCCGCCACCACCAACGCGGCCGAGATCGACTCAGGAGCTTCAAGAACTCAAAGCGGGGAGCAGGGACAGGATCAGAGAACCTCAGTGACGGAGATCAGAGGACCTGGGAGGACGGAGACGCCATGAAAGGACGAGTGAACGGTAATGTCAGagctcagagagagagagagagagtgagagagaggtGACAGAGTGGCAGAGGTCAAGAGCCCCCTTTGCTGCTATTTATATGGGAGAGGCCATCATCACGTGCACAACTTCAAGTTGGaaacttattttattattattattttaggtCCATAATTAtcaactttttatatttttattattttatttactttttggGTCAAAATAAATGTCtaattgaatttctttttcgctTTGGATAGGAATAAAATCGTCAGGGGCAGAGGGGGAATGAAACAggtacataaatatttttctttttaatttggtTCTGtcctattattttttcatgattttattattatttattttatggaGAATAACCtgaaaaatcaattactttcaaaaattcatcgatttattaattttttaaattttgacatGAAAAATCACAACGTTTACTTCCGTTTTTCTGACTTATCACTCCGTTAATTGGACAGTCAAAACTGCGAACATGATCGTTAATGGCGTGCCTACGTGGATCATATGCCACAAACTTCTCAACGTAAAAAATAACATAGTTTGCTTTTTTCATCATCTACcaaa
This window harbors:
- the LOC116190438 gene encoding uncharacterized protein LOC116190438, producing the protein MAAATATAAPATPFGEERTLQEELSSPIILADRVIKLAQEAETTRPDAPARIVSDIFKNLEKALTLVKKCKKHGSGVLRQVFAIATTTDFRPVPAGVLHCGHEMAALYLRVRRCQSCSSPIASNDPILAWVWSYIATIQMGQLKDRVDAANELASLARDNERNKKMIVDEGGTQPLLKLLKEGGLPDAQIAAANALFNLGRIKSGCGSLFGSLGSRLLSMF
- the LOC116190437 gene encoding uncharacterized protein LOC116190437; amino-acid sequence: MAPAPQKATPSSACCLQGNPASVVVVPREAAPSSASASGEWTVAATDRREDKKAAAAVASLIRPVDSVPDPSANPSTKGVPVMLRAQTSHPLDPLSVAEISVAVATVRAAGSTPEIRDSMRFVEVVLLEPEKNVVALADAYFFPPFQPSLLPRTKGGPIIPSKLPPRRARLVTYNKKTNETSIWVVELSEVHAATRGGHHRGKVISSEAVPDVQPPMDATEYAECEAAVKDFPPFIEAMKKRGVEDMDLVMVDAWCAGYFSDADAPSRRLAKPLIFCRTESDCPMENGYARPVEGIHIVVDMQNMVVIEFEDRKLVPLPPADPLRNYTPGETQEEVLTGSDVKPLQIIQPEGPSFRVSGYYVEWQKWNFRIGFTPKEGLVIHSVAYVDGSHGRRPVAHRLSFAEMVVPYGDPNEPHYRKNAFDAGEDGLGKNAHSLKKGCDCLGYIKYFDAHFTNFTGGVETIENCVCLHEEDHGILWKHQDWRTGLAEVRRSRRLSVSFICTVANYEYGFFWHFYQDGKMEAEVKLTGILSLGALLPGEVRKYGTMIAPGLYAPVHQHFFVARMDMAVDCKPGEAYNQVVEVNMKVEEPGENNVHNNAFYAEETLLKSELQAMRDCNPLTARHWIVRNTRTVNRNGQLTGYKLVPGSNCLPLAGSEAKFLRRAAFLKHNLWVTPYARYEKFPGGEFPNQNPRVGEGLPTWVKQNRPLEETNIVLWYVFGITHVPRLEDWPVMPVERIGFTLMPHGFFNCSPAVDVPPNVSCDMDSKDISSEVKDNVVAKTFPGGGILAKL